The Nitrospirota bacterium region TAGGTGGCCGCCGGCCAGGCGTTCTGGCCGAGGTCGAGCGACGTCAGGGACGCCGCTCCCACTGCGCCCGATTTCGTGGCCTGCGACACAAGCGCTCCATCCTTATAGAGCTTGATCAGCCCCGTTGTGTCATCATAGGTCCCGACGACATGGGCCCAGGTGTTCTGCGAATACGTCATGGACGTGCTCATGGTCGCACCGGGGATCACGGTGAGGATCATCGATCCGTGGATGCTGAAGAGGAAGTTGCCGTAGACGATCGATCCCGTGAAGGTGGTGTTGGTGGTTTTCGTCCAGAGGGAGAGGCTGAAACCGGTGCTGCCCGGCGCGGAGATGGCGCCGGCCACGTGGACCTTGGCGTCGGTACCGTTGAAGCTGCATGCCGAGCTGCTGTTCCCGTACCGGTCCGTCGTATAGGCGAAGCCGCCGCTCGGCGTGCCGTTCGCGCTGCCCACGGAATCGTTCACATTGCCGTCGCATTGGTACTCGGCCGCCAGGCCGCTGGTCACGTCGGTCACGGTGCAGACGACGGCTACATCGGTGACGTTTGCGCTGCCGACCGTGCCCGTCCCGCTGGTGACGACGCACTGCTTGCCTCCAGGCTGCGCCACAGAGGCGACGCTGTAAGTGGCATTGCTGCTGAGACCCGTCGGGAACGTGAACGTGCCGTTGGAGGAAAGCGCGAGGTTGTCTCCGCCGTTGTTCGTCAGGACGAGACCCGTGCCGGTCAGTCCGCTTACGACGCCGCCGACAGAATAGGTGGCCGCGGGCGGAGCCACGAACCCGACTCCGCCTCCTCCTCCGCTGCATCCCGTGATCATAAAGGAAATGAAAAGGACCACTATGCCGAGTGAAGCCTGGGTTGTCATCTTCCGATCCATATGCTTCCTCCTGATGTGAGGTAATTGGTCTTTCCGCTTCAACTAACCGCTACCTATACCCGCTTGCCTGCCGGGCGCCGGACTGCCTTTTTCGATCACGCCGCGCCTTTCTTCGCCGCTTTCTTCTTCACTATCTTTTTCTTCGTTTTCTTCTTCGGTGCATGCCAGTTGCGCGGGACGGGCTGCAGCATGCTTACGCGGTTGCCCTCGGGGTCGGTGAACGAGACGTAGCTTCCCACGCCGGGTATCTCCATGGGCTCGCCAAGCACAATGCCGCCCGCCTTGACGACCTTCGCGATCGCTGTTTTGATATCGCCCACCGCGATGACAAGGGACGGATATTGCGCTGGCCAGTCGGGTTTCTTCGGGTAGAATCCTCCGTTGATCGCACCGGGCCTGGTAGGCCCCTTCTCGCCGGTTTCGACGGTCGTCGCGAGGACATAGCTGCCCATCTCCTCGCCAAGCATCTGTGTCTGCCAGCCGAATGCGGACCTGTAGAACTTCGCCATGCGCACACGGTCTTCGAAGGGCATCTCAAAGTGAACGACGGGATCCATAGCATACTCTCCTTCTGAAGTAAGAAGGATGAATTAAGTAAACACCTACAGCCTCTTACTTCTTCCTTATGAATTCTGGG contains the following coding sequences:
- a CDS encoding LamG domain-containing protein, yielding MDRKMTTQASLGIVVLFISFMITGCSGGGGGVGFVAPPAATYSVGGVVSGLTGTGLVLTNNGGDNLALSSNGTFTFPTGLSSNATYSVASVAQPGGKQCVVTSGTGTVGSANVTDVAVVCTVTDVTSGLAAEYQCDGNVNDSVGSANGTPSGGFAYTTDRYGNSSSACSFNGTDAKVHVAGAISAPGSTGFSLSLWTKTTNTTFTGSIVYGNFLFSIHGSMILTVIPGATMSTSMTYSQNTWAHVVGTYDDTTGLIKLYKDGALVSQATKSGAVGAASLTSLDLGQNAWPAATYWNGALDDIRYYGRTLSDSEVQQLYDYQKPASRKTFVTATVFDGNLVAAEGTHKATGIGAADALCLKDGNYPGAGVYKAFLVDAANRVASVSANAGDGQIGWVLRP
- a CDS encoding VOC family protein, whose amino-acid sequence is MDPVVHFEMPFEDRVRMAKFYRSAFGWQTQMLGEEMGSYVLATTVETGEKGPTRPGAINGGFYPKKPDWPAQYPSLVIAVGDIKTAIAKVVKAGGIVLGEPMEIPGVGSYVSFTDPEGNRVSMLQPVPRNWHAPKKKTKKKIVKKKAAKKGAA